From the genome of Syntrophorhabdus sp.:
CCGCTTGAACTGCTTGAACAGCTTTAACGGGAAGAAGCGATCGTGCAGAGCGGGAACGTTCAAGCGGATCGAGCGGTTCAAGCTGTCTTTTCACTGGCACATGAACGACTCGTTCGGGGCTATGTGGCACGTCTTCCCTTTGGGGAAGGCCCTGGTGAGGTTGTAGTCCACGGTGCCGTTCGTGTAATGGCAGATCATGGTGGAGCCGCGCACCGCGCTCTCCTTGATCGCCAGGGTGAAGGTGCTCCTGGCGGGGATCGCTTCCCATCCGGTTGTGCCCCCGGTGGTCCTTATGCCCACCTCCACATTGACGGCACGGGGACAGACAAAAGGCTCTCCCGTCTTCGCCTCACCAGCCGCAAAGGAAGAAACGGCCGCAAAACAAACAGACAACAGGATCGACAGAACAAAAGCTCTTCTCATGGAACTCCTCCCTCTCTTTTCTGGCATGACGACAGTATATCATAATTTCGGTCTCCATCCCGTCATTCTTCGCGGGAGAAGAAAAACCTGTTTTTCGGCGATGGCGCTATGGTACCATAGGAGCATGGCAAGACCTGATGCTCGAAAGGAGGCCCGGAGATGGGAATGACCCGCGTGGAAGGCAAAGACAAGGGATCTCTCGCCCTTTACGCCCTCAGCACCTGCGTCTGGTGCAAAATGATGAAGGGATTCCTCGCCAAAATGGGGATCGGTTACGACTACGTCGACGTCGATACCCTGGCGGATGAAGAGAAGGCGCAAACGATCGCGGAACTCAAGCGGTGGAACCCGAAGTGTTCCTTTCCTTCCCTCGTCGTGAATGGCGAGAAGTGCGTCATCGGGTTCAACGAGGACACGCTGAGGCAGGCTCTCAACTTATGAATGACGGATCGGCGCAAGACTCGAAAGGGGCGGACATCTTCCTCGAAGATCTCCTGGCCCGATCGCAGGCATCCGGATACCATCTCAACCCCGACATGGGTTTTGTAAGGGCCCTCGTACAAGGGCTTTTAACCAATGTTGAAAGGTACGGCTACCCGGCCTGCCCCTGCCGGCTGGCCTCGGGCAGGCAAGATGATGACAACGACATCCTCTGTCCCTGTGACTACCGCGATGCGGACCTCGCCGAGCATGGTTCCTGTTTCTGCGCCCTTTACGTCTCGCGAGATGTGGCCGAGGGACGCCGCCCGCTTGGATCCATCCCGGAAAGAAGGCCCGCCGAAGGTTCCCGCCGCCATGACAGCGAGCCCGCCGCGGGAATCGTCCGGCCGCCCCTTCCCGTATGGCGGTGCAGGGTCTGCGGGTATCTCTGCGCCAGAGAGGCGCCCCCGGAAACATGCCCCATCTGCAAGGCAGGCGGGGACCGTTTCGAGTGTTTCCTTTCGGGAGGTCCGGGATGAGCAAGGCCTTCGTGAAGGAAATGGATGCCATCGACAGGAGGATGCTCAACATCCTCCAGGAGGATTTCCCCCTCGCCGAAAGACCCTTTGAGGCCATAGGAGCGAAGGTCGGCCTCACTGAAGAGGAAACCCGGAAAAGGGTGAAGAGCCTTAAGGACCGGGGTTACATACGGCGCATCGGACCGGTGCTCGAC
Proteins encoded in this window:
- a CDS encoding glutaredoxin family protein is translated as MGMTRVEGKDKGSLALYALSTCVWCKMMKGFLAKMGIGYDYVDVDTLADEEKAQTIAELKRWNPKCSFPSLVVNGEKCVIGFNEDTLRQALNL
- a CDS encoding ferredoxin:glutaredoxin reductase, with translation MNDGSAQDSKGADIFLEDLLARSQASGYHLNPDMGFVRALVQGLLTNVERYGYPACPCRLASGRQDDDNDILCPCDYRDADLAEHGSCFCALYVSRDVAEGRRPLGSIPERRPAEGSRRHDSEPAAGIVRPPLPVWRCRVCGYLCAREAPPETCPICKAGGDRFECFLSGGPG